One genomic segment of Caldimonas brevitalea includes these proteins:
- a CDS encoding YbdD/YjiX family protein — MKALDLQLLAGQVSEAGRYLGQTFRLMVGQPDYDTYVAHMRQRHPGRPVMSRTAFFREREAARYGGKGGGRCC; from the coding sequence ATGAAGGCGCTCGATCTGCAACTGCTGGCCGGCCAGGTGAGCGAGGCGGGCCGCTACCTGGGGCAGACCTTCCGCCTGATGGTGGGCCAGCCCGATTACGACACCTATGTGGCCCACATGCGGCAGCGGCATCCCGGGCGGCCGGTGATGAGCCGGACCGCGTTTTTCCGGGAGCGGGAGGCGGCGCGATATGGAGGGAAGGGGGGCGGACGGTGCTGCTAG